A window of the Hordeum vulgare subsp. vulgare chromosome 5H, MorexV3_pseudomolecules_assembly, whole genome shotgun sequence genome harbors these coding sequences:
- the LOC123395214 gene encoding gibberellin 20 oxidase 1-B — MVQPVFDAAVLSGRTDIPSQFIWPEGESPTPDATEEMHVPLIDIGGMLSGDPRAAAEVTRLVGEACERHGFFQVVNHGIDAQLLADAHRCVDAFFTMPLPEKQRALRRPGESCGYASSFTGRFASKLPWKETLSFRSCPSDPALVVDYIVATLGEDHRRLGEVYARYCSEMSRLSLEIMEVLGESLGVGRAHYRRFFEGNESIMRLNYYPPCQRPLETLGTGPHCDPTSLTILHQDDVGGLQVHTDGRWRSIRPRADAFVVNIGDTFMALSNGRYKSCLHRAVVNSRVPRKSLAFFLCPEMDKVVAPPGTLVDAANPRAYPDFTWRSLLDFTQKHYRADMKTLEVFSSWVVQQQPASART; from the exons ATGGTGCAGCCGGTGTTCGACGCGGCGGTGCTGAGCGGGCGGACGGACATCCCGTCGCAGTTCATCTGGCCGGAGGGGGAGAGCCCGACACCGGACGCCACCGAGGAGATGCACGTCCCGCTCATCGACATCGGCGGCATGCTCTCCGGCGACCCCCGCGCGGCCGCCGAGGTGACGCGCCTCGTCGGCGAGGCCTGCGAGCGGCACGGCTTCTTCCAGGTCGTCAACCACGGCATCGACGCCCAGCTGCTGGCCGACGCGCACCGCTGCGTGGACGCCTTCTTCACCATGCCCCTCCCGGAGAAGCAGCGCGCTCTGCGCCGCCCCGGCGAGTCGTGCGGCTACGCCAGCAGCTTCACCGGCCGGTTCGCGTCCAAGCTGCCCTGGAAGGAGACCCTCTCCTTCCGGTCCTGCCCCTCCGACCCCGCCCTCGTCGTCGACTACATCGTCGCCACCCTCGGCGAGGACCACCGCCGCCTCGG GGAGGTGTACGCTCGCTACTGCTCGGAGATGAGCCGGCTGTCGCTGGAGATCATGGAGGTGCTCGGGGAGAGCCTGGGGGTCGGCCGCGCCCACTACCGGCGCTTCTTCGAGGGCAACGAGTCCATCATGCGCCTCAACTACTACCCGCCGTGCCAGCGGCCGTTGGAGACGCTGGGCACGGGCCCGCATTGCGACCCGACGTCGCTGACCATCCTCCACCAGGACGACGTGGGCGGCCTGCAGGTGCATACCGACGGCCGGTGGCGCTCCATCCGGCCGCGGGCCGACGCCTTCGTCGTCAACATCGGCGACACCTTCATGGCGCTCTCCAACGGGCGGTACAAGAGCTGCCTCCACCGCGCCGTCGTCAACAGCCGCGTCCCACGCAAGTCGCTGGCCTTCTTCCTGTGCCCCGAGATGGACAAGGTGGTGGCGCCGCCGGGGACGTTGGTGGACGCCGCCAACCCGCGCGCCTACCCGGACTTCACGTGGCGGTCGCTGCTCGACTTCACGCAGAAGCACTACCGCGCCGACATGAAGACGCTCGAGGTCTTCTCCTCGTGGGTCGTCCAGCAGCAGCCCGCCAGCGCCAGGACATGA
- the LOC123399644 gene encoding uncharacterized protein LOC123399644 isoform X1: MDSPKVNKKSSPKVVKQRAQWSLGLEKGLVEILMEHDTPYHRGQNGWSKETWNLMVTKFHAKHKHVKFSKSQIQDKEKELKREYRMLKEARKQSGVGWDDKRCMIEADTDLWDNLMISYPSIGKFKKKSFPLFDSLGELYDGHTAEGTYSFTSIAQPSQIDEDFVDEIEVEEVKESDDLEMMNQVQHDEDDLQILDQMDVAHRKEAVNPSEEVGRTMAGSGKMPQKKPKKEKRKNSGDVIAGALEKYIELKKRQVDDEATYLANEKADATKLHEFSITKCMDVLKKMEDVTRIEKIKAFNVFKDAANREIFINAADDDKDTVVMWLRSQMSP, from the exons ATGGATTCACCAAAGGTTAACAAAAAGAGTTCTCCAAAAG TTGTGAAACAAAGAGCACAATGGAGTTTGGGACTTGAAAAAGGTCTGGTGGAGATACTTATGGAGCACGATACTCCTTACCACCGAGGGCAAAATGGATGGAGCAAGGAAACTTGGAACTTGATGGTGACAAAATTCCATGCAAAACACAAACATGTGAAGTTCTCAAAGTCTCAAATtcaagataaggagaaggagctcaaaaGAGAATATAGGATGTTAAAAGAAGCCCGAAAGCAAAGCGGTGTTGGCTGGGATGACAAAAGATGTATGATCGAAGCTGACACCGACCTTTGGGACAATCTGATGATT TCATATCCAAGTATCGGGAAATTCAAGAAGAAATCTTTTCCTCTCTTTGACTCGCTAGGAGAACTCTATGATG GGCATACAGCTGAGGGTACCTACAGTTTCACATCAATTGCACAACCATCACAAATTGACGAAGACTTTGTAGATGAAATAGAGGTTGAGGAAGTAAAAGAAAGTGATGACTTGGAGATGATGAATCAAGTGCaacatgatgaagatgacttgCAAATTCTGGATCAAATGGATGTTGCACATAGGAAGGAGGCTGTCAATCCAAGTGAAGAAGTGGGTCGTACAATGGCTGGTTCAGGAAAGATGCCCCAAAAGAAACCCAAGAAGGAGAAGCGCAAGAACAGTGGTGATGTGATTGCTGGAGCATTAGAGAAGTATATAGAGTTGAAGAAAAGGCAAGTGGATGATGAAGCTACATATTTGGCCAATGAAAAGGCAGATGCAACAAAATTACATGAATTCTCTATCACCAAGTGCATGGATGTGTTGAAAAAAATGGAGGATGTGACCCGCATCGAGAAGATCAAAGCATTCAACGTCTTCAAGGATGCTGCAAACCGTGAGATTTTCATCAATGCCGCTGATGATGATAAAGATACTGTTGTTATGTGGCTTCGGAGCCAAATGTCCCCATGA
- the LOC123399644 gene encoding uncharacterized protein LOC123399644 isoform X2, translating into MEHDTPYHRGQNGWSKETWNLMVTKFHAKHKHVKFSKSQIQDKEKELKREYRMLKEARKQSGVGWDDKRCMIEADTDLWDNLMISYPSIGKFKKKSFPLFDSLGELYDGHTAEGTYSFTSIAQPSQIDEDFVDEIEVEEVKESDDLEMMNQVQHDEDDLQILDQMDVAHRKEAVNPSEEVGRTMAGSGKMPQKKPKKEKRKNSGDVIAGALEKYIELKKRQVDDEATYLANEKADATKLHEFSITKCMDVLKKMEDVTRIEKIKAFNVFKDAANREIFINAADDDKDTVVMWLRSQMSP; encoded by the exons ATGGAGCACGATACTCCTTACCACCGAGGGCAAAATGGATGGAGCAAGGAAACTTGGAACTTGATGGTGACAAAATTCCATGCAAAACACAAACATGTGAAGTTCTCAAAGTCTCAAATtcaagataaggagaaggagctcaaaaGAGAATATAGGATGTTAAAAGAAGCCCGAAAGCAAAGCGGTGTTGGCTGGGATGACAAAAGATGTATGATCGAAGCTGACACCGACCTTTGGGACAATCTGATGATT TCATATCCAAGTATCGGGAAATTCAAGAAGAAATCTTTTCCTCTCTTTGACTCGCTAGGAGAACTCTATGATG GGCATACAGCTGAGGGTACCTACAGTTTCACATCAATTGCACAACCATCACAAATTGACGAAGACTTTGTAGATGAAATAGAGGTTGAGGAAGTAAAAGAAAGTGATGACTTGGAGATGATGAATCAAGTGCaacatgatgaagatgacttgCAAATTCTGGATCAAATGGATGTTGCACATAGGAAGGAGGCTGTCAATCCAAGTGAAGAAGTGGGTCGTACAATGGCTGGTTCAGGAAAGATGCCCCAAAAGAAACCCAAGAAGGAGAAGCGCAAGAACAGTGGTGATGTGATTGCTGGAGCATTAGAGAAGTATATAGAGTTGAAGAAAAGGCAAGTGGATGATGAAGCTACATATTTGGCCAATGAAAAGGCAGATGCAACAAAATTACATGAATTCTCTATCACCAAGTGCATGGATGTGTTGAAAAAAATGGAGGATGTGACCCGCATCGAGAAGATCAAAGCATTCAACGTCTTCAAGGATGCTGCAAACCGTGAGATTTTCATCAATGCCGCTGATGATGATAAAGATACTGTTGTTATGTGGCTTCGGAGCCAAATGTCCCCATGA